Below is a genomic region from candidate division KSB1 bacterium.
GACGGGGATGTGGATGATCTTTTCGCAACCGGTTTGTCGCGAAAGGAAATCAATCGCGTTCTCGATGAACTGGCGGCGGAAAGGATCGTCGTTTTCCTGGACTGCTGTCATGCCGCCGCTATGGCTGTTCAGAAGAATAGGACGCGTGTTGCCCTGACGGCCGAGGTGGCAATCGGCGCCTACAAGGGCAAGGGCCGGCTAATATTCGCGGCGTCGGACGGACGTGAGAAATCGGTGGAGGTAACGGAGGTGGCCGCGGCGCGTTCTCGTACTTTATTGAGCGAGGAATCCGGGGCGAAGCCGACCGTGACCGTTCCGGCATCGTGACCGCTGACGCCTTGTGGTCATATCTCAAGGACCGGGTCTCAGCGGCGTCACAGGCGGCAGGGAATCCGCAAACCCCTGTGCGCTTCGGCGAAGAAACTCATGATTTCGCTCTCAGCCTCAACCCGCTGGAGTTTGGACGTCGGAAGCGACTGGCGGAAGCCATCTCGGCCATGGCGGGGATCGGTCCGGATCGCCTCACTACCGAAGAAGGGTCGCTCTGCCTGGATCTCATTCGACTCGGCGGGCGGACCGCGGCGGAACGGGAAATGATCGAGGCGATCGAGGCCGTGGTGTCGGGACAACTGCGACTGCCCATCCTTCGCCGGTTGATCAAAGTCGTGCAGGAGGAGCGGACACAGCCCGGTGGAATTCCGGTGGAGAAAACAGTGCACGCGACAACGGTCATCGCCTCTACAGCGAATCGGCGGTAAGATGAGCAATCGGAAATCAAGAAATCTGAAACGAAGCCGACCTTTGACATCAAGTACGCCGA
It encodes:
- a CDS encoding caspase family protein, with translation MTDPECGLFDRENVAMLLDEEATRERIWRALAGLRRKSSMNDTVWLFYAGHGAPEGVDSYWVPHDGDVDDLFATGLSRKEINRVLDELAAERIVVFLDCCHAAAMAVQKNRTRVALTAEVAIGAYKGKGRLIFAASDGREKSVEVTEVAAARSRTLLSEESGAKPTVTVPAS